In Listeria monocytogenes, the following proteins share a genomic window:
- a CDS encoding GRP family sugar transporter has translation MNIMIALIPALLWGTVPLIITKFGGSTRQQTMGMTLGALTFAVIVFFFTDPVYTLKTVGISFITGCLWTVGQMFQLQAFKIIGVSKAMPISTGMQLVGTTLCGVILFHEWDTTLRIILGFIALALIVGGIFLTSYAEKEEDGTNALKQGLITLFISACGYVGLVVLIQGFKIDGINAILPQAIGMVLSALIMTHSGGTEKRFNKRTLLLTIPGIIWAAGNVAMVHANQLVGVATGFSLSQLGVVISTIGGIVLLKEKKTQKEMFFVIVGVVLVVLGGILIGVAKGA, from the coding sequence TTGAACATTATGATTGCGCTGATTCCTGCATTACTTTGGGGAACAGTTCCGCTAATTATTACAAAATTTGGCGGTTCAACAAGACAACAAACAATGGGGATGACACTAGGGGCACTCACTTTTGCGGTAATCGTTTTCTTCTTTACTGACCCAGTTTATACGCTTAAAACAGTAGGAATTAGTTTTATAACAGGGTGTTTATGGACTGTGGGTCAGATGTTCCAACTGCAAGCATTCAAAATTATCGGTGTTTCAAAAGCAATGCCGATTTCTACAGGGATGCAATTAGTCGGAACAACACTTTGTGGGGTAATCTTATTTCATGAATGGGATACGACACTTCGGATTATTTTAGGTTTTATTGCACTTGCACTAATTGTCGGCGGGATTTTCTTAACATCCTATGCTGAAAAAGAAGAAGATGGAACTAACGCATTAAAACAAGGTTTAATCACATTATTTATATCTGCTTGTGGTTATGTTGGCTTAGTCGTTCTAATTCAAGGTTTCAAAATCGATGGAATTAACGCGATCTTGCCGCAAGCGATTGGGATGGTTTTAAGTGCGCTAATTATGACGCATAGCGGTGGTACGGAAAAACGTTTCAATAAACGAACACTCTTACTTACTATTCCAGGGATAATCTGGGCGGCTGGGAACGTTGCGATGGTTCACGCTAACCAACTTGTTGGCGTTGCGACTGGTTTTTCACTTTCGCAACTCGGAGTTGTTATCTCAACTATTGGCGGAATCGTACTTTTAAAAGAAAAGAAAACACAAAAAGAAATGTTTTTTGTTATTGTGGGCGTAGTTTTAGTCGTTCTCGGTGGGATTTTAATCGGCGTTGCAAAAGGCGCTTAA
- the metG gene encoding methionine--tRNA ligase yields MVLPEEKNTFYITTPIYYPSGKAHIGHAYTTVAGDAMARYKRLKGYDVFYLTGTDEHGQKIQAKAKERGISEQEYVDEIAEGFQELWKKLEISNTDFIRTTQDRHKTSVEKIFEQLLEQGDIYLGEYEGWYSVSDEEYFTETQLEEVYKDENGKVIGGKAPSGNEVELVKEESYFFRMSKYADRLVEYYNSHPEFILPESRKNEMINNFIKPGLEDLAVSRTTFDWGIKVPGNPKHVVYVWIDALSNYITALGYNTDNDTKFQKYWPADVQIVGKEIVRFHTIYWPIMLMALDLPLPKMVFGHGWILMKDGKMSKSKGNVVDPYMLIDRYGLDALRYYLLREVPFGSDGLFTPEDFVDRVNYDLANDLGNLLNRTVAMINKYFDGEIPAYQGNVTEFDQTLVDFKNNVVKEYEASMEHMQFSVALNQLWSLVSRTNKYIDETAPWALAKEEEKRAELASVMTHLAENLRIIAVLLQPFLTRTPGEIFLQLGLQEENLKKWDSIYGYGEIPAGTTVVKKGTPIFPRLDAEVEVTYIQDEMKGSAPAPAEEVAEVEALETPQIGIEDFDKIDLRVAEVKQVDKVKKADKLLCFQLDLGEGKLRQVLSGIAEFYQPEELIGKKVIVVSNLKPVKLRGLMSEGMILSGEKDGKLSVIEASSALPNGAKVK; encoded by the coding sequence ATTGTGTTGCCTGAAGAGAAAAATACGTTTTATATTACCACACCAATCTATTATCCAAGCGGAAAAGCGCATATCGGCCATGCTTATACGACTGTTGCGGGGGACGCGATGGCTCGTTATAAACGCTTAAAAGGATATGATGTGTTTTACTTAACTGGAACAGATGAGCACGGTCAAAAAATCCAAGCAAAAGCGAAAGAACGCGGAATTTCTGAACAAGAATACGTGGATGAAATCGCAGAAGGTTTCCAAGAACTTTGGAAAAAACTAGAAATTTCTAATACGGATTTTATTCGTACAACACAAGACCGTCATAAAACATCAGTTGAAAAAATCTTTGAACAACTTTTAGAGCAAGGCGACATTTACTTAGGTGAATACGAAGGTTGGTACTCTGTTTCTGATGAAGAATACTTTACAGAAACACAGTTAGAAGAAGTATATAAAGATGAAAATGGTAAAGTAATCGGCGGAAAAGCCCCAAGTGGCAATGAAGTCGAACTTGTTAAAGAAGAATCCTACTTCTTCCGTATGAGTAAATATGCGGACCGTTTAGTAGAATATTATAATTCCCATCCAGAATTTATCCTTCCTGAATCTAGAAAAAATGAAATGATTAATAATTTCATCAAACCTGGTTTGGAAGATTTAGCTGTATCTAGAACAACTTTTGATTGGGGTATTAAAGTTCCTGGCAATCCAAAACATGTCGTTTATGTATGGATTGATGCGCTTTCTAACTATATTACTGCGCTTGGATATAATACGGACAATGACACGAAATTCCAAAAATACTGGCCTGCTGATGTGCAAATTGTTGGGAAAGAAATTGTTCGTTTCCATACAATTTATTGGCCAATTATGTTGATGGCGCTAGACTTACCACTTCCAAAAATGGTGTTTGGCCACGGCTGGATTCTAATGAAAGACGGTAAAATGTCGAAATCCAAAGGTAACGTAGTAGATCCTTACATGCTGATTGACCGTTACGGCCTAGACGCGCTTCGTTATTACTTACTACGTGAAGTTCCATTTGGCTCAGATGGTTTATTTACACCAGAAGATTTTGTTGACCGTGTAAACTATGACCTTGCCAACGATTTAGGAAACTTACTTAATCGTACAGTAGCAATGATTAATAAATACTTTGATGGCGAAATCCCAGCTTATCAAGGCAATGTCACTGAATTTGACCAAACATTAGTAGATTTCAAAAACAATGTAGTGAAGGAATACGAAGCTAGCATGGAGCACATGCAATTTTCTGTAGCCCTAAACCAACTTTGGTCACTTGTTTCTCGCACAAATAAATATATCGACGAAACTGCTCCGTGGGCACTTGCCAAAGAGGAAGAAAAACGTGCAGAACTTGCGAGCGTAATGACTCATTTAGCAGAGAATTTACGTATTATCGCGGTACTTTTGCAACCATTCTTGACAAGAACTCCAGGAGAAATCTTCTTACAACTAGGTTTACAAGAAGAAAACTTGAAAAAATGGGATAGCATTTACGGATACGGTGAAATTCCAGCAGGCACAACGGTGGTGAAAAAAGGTACGCCAATTTTCCCAAGACTTGATGCGGAAGTGGAAGTTACTTATATTCAAGATGAAATGAAAGGCTCTGCGCCAGCTCCTGCCGAAGAAGTGGCGGAAGTAGAAGCGCTTGAAACTCCGCAAATCGGCATTGAAGATTTCGACAAAATCGATCTTCGCGTTGCAGAAGTAAAACAAGTAGATAAAGTGAAAAAAGCAGATAAACTTCTTTGCTTCCAATTAGACTTAGGGGAAGGAAAACTGCGCCAAGTGCTTTCGGGCATTGCAGAATTCTATCAACCAGAAGAGTTAATTGGCAAAAAAGTAATCGTCGTTTCTAACTTAAAACCTGTAAAACTTCGCGGATTAATGAGTGAAGGCATGATTCTTTCAGGCGAAAAAGATGGCAAACTAAGTGTAATTGAAGCAAGTAGCGCACTTCCAAACGGTGCAAAAGTAAAATAA
- a CDS encoding carbohydrate ABC transporter permease, with amino-acid sequence MVGMTRKKTLFWLCIFLLPNLLGFLIFIAIPILGSLGISFTDWDLVSTIHFTGFENYKRLFNDPEFWKSFRNTITFIIGYLPSVMILGLACALMLNQKIKLRPFFRAVYFLPVITSWVAVSLVWKWLFNPSYGLINYFLSLIGIAGPNWLTDPQTAMIAVIITSAWKDIGFVMVLFLGGLQNISPSYYEAANMDGASKLRQLFSITIPLLTPTTFFVTIISLINSFQVFDQVMIMTEGGPSGATMTLVQNIYNHAFRYFEMGYASAMSWILFIVIFIITIIQNKLQKRWSNY; translated from the coding sequence ATGGTTGGTATGACTAGAAAGAAAACACTCTTTTGGCTATGCATATTCTTGCTACCCAATTTACTAGGTTTTCTCATTTTTATTGCAATCCCAATCCTCGGCTCGCTCGGTATCAGTTTTACCGATTGGGACCTAGTGAGTACAATTCACTTTACTGGATTTGAAAATTACAAAAGACTATTTAATGACCCAGAATTTTGGAAATCGTTTAGAAATACAATCACGTTCATCATCGGTTATTTGCCAAGTGTTATGATTCTTGGCCTTGCGTGTGCCTTGATGCTGAACCAAAAAATTAAATTAAGACCATTTTTCCGAGCAGTGTACTTCTTACCCGTGATCACTTCATGGGTAGCAGTTTCACTCGTTTGGAAATGGCTATTCAATCCTTCGTACGGTCTGATCAATTACTTCTTATCTTTAATTGGTATTGCAGGACCGAACTGGTTAACAGATCCACAAACGGCGATGATTGCAGTTATTATTACTAGTGCGTGGAAAGATATTGGTTTCGTTATGGTACTATTCCTCGGTGGTTTGCAAAATATTTCACCATCGTATTACGAAGCTGCCAATATGGACGGAGCATCAAAACTTCGCCAATTATTCTCTATTACTATCCCGCTTCTTACTCCGACTACATTCTTTGTGACGATAATTTCGCTTATCAACTCATTCCAGGTGTTCGACCAAGTGATGATTATGACAGAAGGTGGTCCAAGTGGAGCGACGATGACCCTAGTCCAAAACATTTACAACCATGCATTTAGATACTTCGAAATGGGCTATGCTTCCGCGATGAGTTGGATATTGTTTATTGTTATTTTCATCATTACAATTATTCAAAATAAACTTCAAAAAAGGTGGTCCAATTACTAA
- a CDS encoding carbohydrate ABC transporter permease, with the protein MKTEKSGSPKWQLFKNILTYTIICLGGIIMLMPFVWMVSTAFKTGAANMVLPPQFIPKEPTTANFTQVFEMFPMLRFLVNSVVVAVVTTLGQMLFCSMAAYAFARIPFWGRDKLFLLYLATMMVPAQVTMIPQFILMKQFGWLDSYAGLIVPALFSVFGTFLLRQAFMGIPKELEEAAFMDGANHFTIFRKVILPLAKPTFATLGILTFMQSWNSYLWPLIVTSSQEMATLPLGLSLLQGRYGTNYGLMMAGVLISVIPILAVYLFAQKYFIQGMAMSGMKE; encoded by the coding sequence ATGAAAACAGAAAAAAGTGGTTCACCAAAATGGCAACTATTTAAAAATATTCTTACCTATACAATCATCTGTCTTGGTGGAATTATCATGCTTATGCCGTTTGTTTGGATGGTATCAACTGCATTCAAAACAGGCGCAGCGAACATGGTATTACCGCCACAATTTATTCCTAAAGAACCGACAACTGCGAACTTCACTCAAGTATTTGAAATGTTCCCAATGTTGCGATTTTTAGTCAACTCCGTGGTCGTTGCAGTTGTAACGACACTTGGTCAAATGCTGTTTTGTTCAATGGCAGCGTATGCCTTTGCAAGAATCCCTTTCTGGGGTCGCGATAAATTATTTTTACTTTACTTGGCGACGATGATGGTGCCAGCTCAAGTTACAATGATTCCGCAGTTTATCTTGATGAAACAATTTGGCTGGTTGGATTCGTATGCTGGTTTGATTGTACCCGCACTATTCAGCGTTTTCGGGACATTCTTATTACGTCAAGCATTCATGGGAATTCCGAAAGAACTGGAAGAAGCTGCATTTATGGACGGTGCCAATCATTTTACTATTTTCCGAAAAGTTATCTTACCACTTGCAAAACCTACTTTTGCCACACTCGGAATTTTAACTTTTATGCAATCTTGGAACAGTTATTTATGGCCATTAATCGTGACAAGTTCACAAGAAATGGCAACGTTACCTCTAGGTCTATCTCTTTTACAAGGTAGATATGGGACGAATTACGGCTTAATGATGGCGGGAGTACTTATTAGTGTTATCCCGATTTTAGCAGTGTACCTTTTTGCTCAAAAATATTTCATCCAAGGAATGGCAATGAGCGGAATGAAAGAATAA
- a CDS encoding sugar ABC transporter substrate-binding protein — protein sequence MKKGLLLLMVVVLSVFGLSACGGGSSSGDKTEITYYQFSAPADGKALDEMVKEFEKQNPDIKVNVQTIAFNDYFTKLQTQIAGGDAPDAFELNYETFMQYAEKGVLADLTSYIEKDKDFDPSTLNKQAYDAFKYDGKQYGMVESFSNVVTIYNKDLFDKAGVEYPTADWTWKDEEAAAKKLTDAKNKVWGTSQPVTMNEFYKVAAQNGGSIFNEDLTKTTINSPENVAALTHLTNEVTDSKVAPSPADLSGQLPEDLFMNGQIAMLHTGIWLFDMFQDAPFKWDVQVEAGNTQKATHFFANGIGVSKDSDKKEAAFKFASFMSANEEAAKIRIDNNWELPATENKEILQPYLDATPPDNREAVFESLQYMVLPPVVKDWNKISDYTNSEFEKVLNGDSTPEKALKNSEDNINKTMGFK from the coding sequence ATGAAAAAAGGTTTATTATTGTTAATGGTAGTTGTACTGTCTGTATTTGGTCTTTCGGCTTGTGGCGGTGGCAGTAGTAGTGGCGATAAAACAGAAATAACGTATTATCAATTCTCTGCACCAGCTGATGGAAAAGCACTTGATGAAATGGTAAAAGAATTTGAAAAGCAAAACCCGGATATTAAAGTGAACGTTCAAACAATCGCATTTAATGATTACTTCACGAAGCTGCAAACGCAAATCGCAGGTGGAGATGCTCCAGATGCCTTTGAACTTAACTACGAAACATTCATGCAATATGCTGAAAAAGGTGTACTTGCAGATTTAACAAGCTATATCGAAAAAGATAAAGATTTTGATCCATCTACGCTTAACAAACAAGCCTACGATGCTTTCAAATATGACGGTAAACAATACGGCATGGTAGAAAGTTTCTCCAACGTTGTAACAATTTACAATAAAGACCTTTTTGATAAAGCCGGCGTTGAATACCCGACAGCTGACTGGACTTGGAAAGACGAAGAAGCAGCAGCGAAAAAATTAACAGACGCTAAAAATAAAGTTTGGGGAACTTCCCAACCAGTAACAATGAACGAATTCTACAAAGTAGCAGCGCAAAATGGTGGTTCGATTTTCAACGAAGACTTAACGAAAACAACTATCAACAGTCCTGAAAATGTGGCAGCATTAACTCACTTAACAAATGAAGTGACAGATTCAAAAGTGGCGCCTTCACCAGCTGATTTATCTGGCCAATTACCAGAAGATTTATTCATGAATGGTCAAATCGCAATGCTTCACACAGGTATTTGGTTGTTCGATATGTTCCAAGACGCTCCGTTCAAATGGGATGTACAAGTAGAAGCAGGAAACACGCAAAAAGCAACTCACTTCTTCGCAAACGGCATTGGTGTTTCTAAAGACTCCGATAAAAAAGAAGCAGCCTTCAAATTCGCTTCCTTCATGAGCGCGAACGAAGAAGCAGCGAAAATCAGAATTGATAATAACTGGGAACTTCCAGCGACTGAAAACAAAGAAATTTTACAACCATATTTAGATGCAACTCCTCCAGATAACAGAGAAGCAGTATTCGAATCTCTACAATATATGGTATTACCTCCAGTTGTGAAAGATTGGAACAAAATCAGTGACTATACAAACTCTGAATTCGAAAAAGTATTAAATGGTGATTCTACTCCAGAAAAAGCACTGAAAAATAGCGAAGACAACATCAACAAAACAATGGGATTTAAATAA
- a CDS encoding TIM-barrel domain-containing protein, with protein sequence MSKFTKLMQGYLHLIEGKNEKIKPILLETKPNFTTDSVLETASWLWLSSKINHYDREEVEPVIAFLVENWNRPEKSIWGSAENDIYLATISSVYSALLDVKNTFPKPELQQTITIIRDYCFDNLLKGDSILTGFNTRKVSTDQLLSVLPFGLFSPEDLVMVAAVGKMEQQLVQDDGVLPYSGAPRVNSFATALMALYFLEKSDQDKALHYLNMAMKMEDNDELGAIFIEINQAFRAMESEVTAHISHDPFGHENRYEQQLTERTPHYPETEMHFSAACEVISEVEPIQVELVLKEKDWTILCEKKEKNDVQIWEALVPPLEEVGEYTYYFQATMKDQTTLTSDDYKVEPIWKHWSEEAAICETEQGLMVLFKENPSSIIPVEFTVKSDELVIGLKPSFEASNVKTKSSGQLKKDDLEIIVSNNPVRLEVHFKGKLILESHKIYPALQWYTDKTGTINKVKLHLDAPKEEEYYGFGERYNALGQRGNVLDCFVYNQYRDQGTRTYIPMPFYHTNRDYSVFVDTARYTSFDLGNQLADKHTITVEINGCDTDICLLMGDIRSAVANYMKKTGKPAMVPVWALGPWMSSNNWDRESVVRNEVETTQELQIPSTVVVLEQWSDEATYYMFNDAEYDEKAPSEAYSYDEIRFPSWGRWPDPKGMVDYIHDNKMKLILWQIPIQKYLNRQQHPLKDREEAYMIEKGYVVKNPDGSPYRIPENWFTESLIMDFSNEEGKKWWFDKRQYLIDIGVDGFKTDGGEFVFGEGLQFADGRRGDEMRNLYPNDYVEAYYQFAQQNDGMTFSRAGYTGAQNFPAHWAGDERSTFDAFRRSLIAGLSAGFSGIPFWSFDFAGFNGDIPTAELFIRSAEMATFCPIMQYHAESKAEFNQDRTPWNIASRTGDDSVIPIYRHFANVRMNILPYIYNESLKCVETGLPMMRALLLDYKEDPRVSDMYDQYLFGEAMLIAPVIEDGVRSREVYLPEGTWYDFWNGTKVSGPTLRKCKADKEEIPVFIRGGKAVLCNVDATLKLGSWVGNTVEEYDTPLLKIYVDGDFTEEMTDHLSEKWLVKVTENADEVVVSIQTNTPAYEVEVIGTTKKVQIKKGR encoded by the coding sequence ATGTCTAAATTCACAAAATTGATGCAGGGTTACTTGCATTTAATAGAAGGAAAAAATGAAAAAATCAAACCAATCCTGCTGGAAACAAAACCTAACTTTACAACTGATTCAGTCCTTGAAACCGCTTCTTGGCTATGGCTTAGCAGTAAAATCAACCATTATGACAGAGAAGAAGTAGAGCCAGTAATTGCATTTTTAGTTGAAAATTGGAATCGTCCTGAAAAGTCTATTTGGGGTTCAGCTGAAAATGATATTTATTTAGCAACTATTTCAAGTGTATACTCTGCATTATTAGATGTGAAAAACACTTTTCCAAAACCGGAGTTACAACAAACGATTACAATTATCCGCGACTATTGTTTTGATAATTTATTAAAAGGCGATAGCATTCTTACTGGTTTTAACACGCGGAAAGTGTCAACCGACCAGCTTTTATCCGTGCTTCCGTTTGGTCTATTTTCGCCTGAAGATCTTGTAATGGTGGCGGCTGTTGGCAAAATGGAACAACAATTAGTGCAAGATGATGGGGTATTGCCTTATTCAGGAGCACCAAGAGTTAATTCCTTTGCAACGGCTCTAATGGCGCTATATTTCTTAGAAAAAAGTGACCAAGATAAAGCTTTACACTATTTGAATATGGCAATGAAGATGGAAGATAATGACGAACTTGGCGCGATTTTTATTGAAATTAACCAAGCATTCCGGGCGATGGAAAGTGAAGTAACAGCGCATATTTCACACGATCCTTTTGGGCATGAAAATCGCTATGAGCAACAGTTAACTGAACGCACGCCACATTATCCCGAAACAGAAATGCATTTTTCGGCTGCGTGTGAAGTTATTTCTGAAGTCGAACCAATCCAAGTCGAACTTGTATTAAAAGAAAAAGACTGGACCATTTTATGTGAGAAAAAAGAGAAAAATGATGTCCAAATCTGGGAAGCGCTCGTTCCACCGTTAGAAGAAGTTGGCGAGTATACGTATTATTTCCAGGCGACAATGAAAGACCAAACCACTTTGACATCAGATGATTATAAAGTCGAACCAATTTGGAAACACTGGTCAGAGGAAGCGGCAATTTGTGAAACAGAGCAAGGCTTAATGGTTTTATTTAAAGAAAATCCATCAAGTATCATCCCGGTCGAGTTCACCGTGAAATCAGATGAACTTGTAATCGGGTTAAAACCTTCGTTTGAAGCGAGCAATGTTAAAACAAAATCATCCGGCCAATTAAAAAAAGATGATTTAGAGATTATCGTTTCAAACAATCCAGTGCGGCTCGAAGTACACTTTAAAGGCAAATTAATTCTAGAATCTCATAAAATTTACCCAGCGTTACAATGGTATACCGATAAAACTGGCACAATCAACAAAGTTAAACTGCATTTAGATGCGCCAAAAGAAGAAGAGTATTACGGCTTCGGTGAACGCTACAATGCATTAGGTCAGCGCGGGAATGTGCTTGATTGCTTTGTTTATAATCAGTACCGCGATCAAGGAACAAGAACCTACATCCCGATGCCGTTTTATCATACGAATCGTGATTATAGTGTGTTCGTTGATACCGCTCGTTACACAAGTTTTGATTTAGGTAACCAACTAGCGGACAAGCATACAATTACAGTAGAAATAAATGGCTGTGATACAGATATTTGTCTTTTAATGGGAGATATTCGTAGTGCAGTAGCTAATTATATGAAAAAAACAGGGAAGCCAGCGATGGTACCAGTTTGGGCGCTTGGACCGTGGATGTCTAGTAATAACTGGGACCGCGAATCTGTCGTTCGAAATGAAGTAGAAACAACGCAAGAGTTGCAAATTCCATCAACGGTTGTCGTGCTCGAACAATGGAGTGATGAAGCGACCTATTATATGTTCAATGACGCCGAATATGACGAAAAAGCACCATCCGAAGCATATTCTTATGATGAAATTAGGTTCCCTTCATGGGGCAGATGGCCAGATCCAAAAGGGATGGTTGACTATATCCATGACAACAAAATGAAGTTAATTCTTTGGCAAATTCCGATTCAAAAATACTTAAACCGTCAACAACACCCACTAAAAGACCGCGAAGAAGCCTATATGATTGAAAAAGGCTACGTCGTTAAAAATCCAGATGGCTCGCCGTACCGTATTCCGGAAAACTGGTTCACAGAAAGCTTGATTATGGATTTCTCCAACGAAGAAGGAAAAAAATGGTGGTTTGATAAACGACAATATTTGATTGATATTGGTGTTGATGGCTTTAAAACAGACGGCGGCGAATTCGTTTTTGGAGAAGGATTGCAGTTTGCTGATGGTAGACGTGGCGATGAAATGCGTAATCTTTATCCAAATGACTATGTGGAAGCTTATTATCAATTTGCGCAACAAAATGATGGCATGACATTTAGTCGCGCTGGCTATACTGGCGCTCAAAACTTCCCGGCGCACTGGGCTGGAGACGAACGTTCCACTTTTGATGCGTTTAGAAGATCGCTCATTGCTGGACTTTCAGCTGGATTTTCTGGAATTCCGTTTTGGAGCTTTGATTTTGCAGGCTTTAACGGTGACATCCCAACTGCCGAGCTATTCATTCGTTCTGCTGAAATGGCTACTTTCTGCCCAATTATGCAGTATCATGCTGAAAGTAAAGCGGAATTTAATCAAGACCGGACACCGTGGAATATTGCTTCACGAACTGGTGACGATTCAGTTATCCCAATTTACCGCCATTTCGCGAATGTTAGAATGAATATTTTACCTTATATTTATAATGAATCATTAAAATGTGTTGAAACTGGTTTGCCGATGATGCGTGCGCTTCTACTGGATTATAAAGAAGATCCGCGTGTTTCTGATATGTATGACCAATACTTATTCGGGGAAGCGATGCTGATTGCACCAGTAATTGAAGACGGCGTGCGCTCCAGAGAAGTTTATCTGCCAGAAGGGACTTGGTATGATTTCTGGAACGGAACAAAAGTGAGCGGACCAACTTTACGAAAATGCAAAGCGGATAAAGAAGAAATTCCAGTTTTCATTCGTGGTGGAAAAGCAGTGCTATGTAATGTAGACGCTACGTTAAAACTCGGCTCATGGGTTGGCAACACAGTGGAAGAATACGATACACCACTACTTAAAATTTATGTAGACGGTGATTTTACCGAAGAAATGACGGACCACTTATCCGAAAAATGGCTAGTAAAAGTAACGGAAAATGCGGACGAAGTAGTTGTTTCTATTCAAACAAACACGCCGGCATATGAAGTTGAAGTAATCGGCACGACCAAAAAAGTGCAAATTAAGAAAGGAAGATAA